One Tachyglossus aculeatus isolate mTacAcu1 unplaced genomic scaffold, mTacAcu1.pri scaffold_122_arrow_ctg1, whole genome shotgun sequence DNA window includes the following coding sequences:
- the LOC119922724 gene encoding olfactory receptor 4P4-like: MENSNNITEFVFGGLLLNQKGKVTCFVLFLLCYLATLLGNLLILITIRNSHLSQQPMYVFLSSLSTMDLCLTATVAPKMIAGLLLERKTISHNSCMVQLFGAHFFSDANIFILVAMAYDSYIAICKPLHYLMVMSRQTCHTLVLASFVGAFVHSIVQIFIMVQLPFCGPNQIDHYFCDVLPLLKLVCTETYFVNISIITSTGVLSLLTFFDLIVSYLIILSVLRKHSTEGRHKALSTCGSHITVVLMFFLPLILTYILLGDSVSEDKVFALFYTIIAPMFNPFIYTVGYTDMKNAMRKVWCTKLLTERK, translated from the coding sequence ATGGAGAATTCAAACAACATCACAGAGTTTGTCTTCGGGGGTCTACTCCTAAACCAAAAGGGGAAGGTAACTTGTTTCGTGCTGTTCTTACTCTGTTATTTAGCCACCTTACTGGGCAACCTtcttatcctcatcaccatcagaaacagccatcttagtcagcagcctatgtacgttttcctcagttccttgtcCACCATGGACCTCTGCCTCACCGCCACAGTTGCTCCTAAAATGATCGCGGGCCTATTGCTGGAAAGAAAAACCATCTCCCACAACTCCTGCATGGTCCAACTCTTTGGCGCTCACTTCTTCAGCGATGCAAATATATTCATCCTAGTGGCCATGGCTTATGATAGCTACATCGCCATCTGCAAGCCTCTCCACTACCTGATGGTTATGAGCCGGCAGACTTGCCACacgttggtcttggcctcctttgtAGGGGCATTTGTGCATTCGATCGTGCAGATTTTCATCATGGTGCAGctaccattctgtggccccaatcagattgatcactatttctgtgaCGTGCTTCCTCTGCTGAAGCTCGTCTGTACCGAGACCTATTTTGTCAACATCTCAATCATTACCAGCACGGGTGTTCTGTCCTTACTAACTTTTTTTGACTTGATCGTTTCCTATCTCATCATTTTATCAGTCCTGAGAAAACACTCCACAGAGGGTCGGCACAAAGCTCTCTCTACCTGTGGTTCGCACATCACCGTGGTACTCATGTTTTTCTTGCCACTCATCTTGACTTATATTCTCTTGGGCGATTCCGTCAGCGAGGATAAAGTGTTTGCcctcttttacaccatcatcgcccccatgttcaaccccttcatctacacagtGGGATACACCGatatgaaaaatgccatgagaaaggtgtggtgtaCGAAATTGTTAACAGAAAGAAAATAA